From a single Metopolophium dirhodum isolate CAU chromosome 6, ASM1992520v1, whole genome shotgun sequence genomic region:
- the LOC132947288 gene encoding dnaJ homolog subfamily B member 6-like isoform X1 — MSGDYYSILEVTPNASINDIKKSYRKLALKWHPDKNPENQEQANRMFKEISEAYEVLSDEAKRKLYDEQRKRKVSASSRPFFYNFFESPFHRYFDKKRKTYNQYGKDGLINGGAGNGGRRRSNQRHPGHYDPFGQDFGPGFFSFSFRDPEDVFKEFFNTSDVTDLLFPGQRFNNGHQEISSMMNPFGFGGFGGGFGSGFDNMFTMANNGYSSHSVNGGGNMKRTTISTRFSNGKKITTKRISEFDTETVETYENDMLKSKTINGVAQAITYGH; from the exons ATGTCTGGAGATTATTATTCTATACTGGAAGTCACTCCGAACGCTTCGATTAacgatataaaaaaatc tTACAGAAAATTAGCATTGAAATGGCATCCTGACAAAAATCCAGAAAATCAAGAACAAGCAAACCGAATGTTTAAAGAAATATCAGAAGCCTATGAAGTCTTATCTGACG AGGCAAAGCGAAAGTTGTACGATGAACAGCGTAAAAGAAAAGTGTCCGCATCGTCCAGACCGTTCTTCTACAACTTCTTTGAAAGCCCGTTCCATCGTTATTTCG aTAAAAAACGTAAGACTTACAACCAGTATGGAAAAGATGGTTTGATAAACGGTGGTGCTGGAAATGGTGGACGTCGCAGAAGTAATCAACGACATCCAGGTCACTACGATCCATTTGGCCAAGATTTTGGACCTGGTTTCTTTAGCTTTTCTTTCAGAGATCCCGAAGATGTGTTCAAAGAATTTTTCAACACATCAGATGTTACAGATCTTCTATTCCCTg GTCAAAGATTCAACAATGGACATCAGGAAATATCTTCAATGATGAATCCATTTGGATTTGGCGGTTTTGGAGGTGGTTTTGGTTCTGGGTTTGATAATATGTTCACAATGGCAAATAATGGATATTCTAGTCATAGCGTTAATGGCGGTGGTAATATGAAAAGAACAACAATATCTACCCGGTTTTCAAATGGGAAAAAAATTACCACAAAAAG gaTTTCCGAATTTGACACAGAAACAGTGGAAACGTACGAAAACGATATGCTCAAATCGAAGACTATCAACGGTGTGGCGCAAGCGATTACGTACGGCCATTAG
- the LOC132947288 gene encoding dnaJ homolog subfamily B member 6-like isoform X2, translating to MSGDYYSILEVTPNASINDIKKSYRKLALKWHPDKNPENQEQANRMFKEISEAYEVLSDDKKRKTYNQYGKDGLINGGAGNGGRRRSNQRHPGHYDPFGQDFGPGFFSFSFRDPEDVFKEFFNTSDVTDLLFPGQRFNNGHQEISSMMNPFGFGGFGGGFGSGFDNMFTMANNGYSSHSVNGGGNMKRTTISTRFSNGKKITTKRISEFDTETVETYENDMLKSKTINGVAQAITYGH from the exons ATGTCTGGAGATTATTATTCTATACTGGAAGTCACTCCGAACGCTTCGATTAacgatataaaaaaatc tTACAGAAAATTAGCATTGAAATGGCATCCTGACAAAAATCCAGAAAATCAAGAACAAGCAAACCGAATGTTTAAAGAAATATCAGAAGCCTATGAAGTCTTATCTGACG aTAAAAAACGTAAGACTTACAACCAGTATGGAAAAGATGGTTTGATAAACGGTGGTGCTGGAAATGGTGGACGTCGCAGAAGTAATCAACGACATCCAGGTCACTACGATCCATTTGGCCAAGATTTTGGACCTGGTTTCTTTAGCTTTTCTTTCAGAGATCCCGAAGATGTGTTCAAAGAATTTTTCAACACATCAGATGTTACAGATCTTCTATTCCCTg GTCAAAGATTCAACAATGGACATCAGGAAATATCTTCAATGATGAATCCATTTGGATTTGGCGGTTTTGGAGGTGGTTTTGGTTCTGGGTTTGATAATATGTTCACAATGGCAAATAATGGATATTCTAGTCATAGCGTTAATGGCGGTGGTAATATGAAAAGAACAACAATATCTACCCGGTTTTCAAATGGGAAAAAAATTACCACAAAAAG gaTTTCCGAATTTGACACAGAAACAGTGGAAACGTACGAAAACGATATGCTCAAATCGAAGACTATCAACGGTGTGGCGCAAGCGATTACGTACGGCCATTAG